TTTCGAAAAGGATCAAATATTTTAAGATGATGTAAAAAAACAATTTGTCATTTCATCATTGGTACCACATACTTCTCTCTTTCTCTTACATAGCATCCCTTGCAGAAATCTAGAGTTCGTTCGTCACAAAACACCATCTGGGGCTCCCAGACTACAAGTCTACAACCACACACCTGCTTATTAAACCAGAACATGACACCAACTCCCCTCCACGTACAATTAAACATCCAAACACTCAGTGGTAGTTGTTGAGCCTCCTGCAGTTCTTCCTGATCTCCCCCTTGGACCCGGTGAGCGGCGAGATGTTGCCCATGTTCACCATTGACTGGGCAAAGTGCTGGAAGAAGAGGTGCACGTCGTCGGCGTACGCCTTCACCAGCGCCGCCGTCTCGGCGCTCTTGGTCAGCAGCACCTCGTCGGAGCTCAGGAGGCCCCTGCCGGCGAGGATGTTCTTGAAGTAGAAGTTGTCGAACTTGGTGGAGCTGACGGCGTCGAGCGGGAAGAGGTTGTTGTCGCCGCCGGAGCGGGGGCAGCCCTGCCTCAGCTGCGCTGCGAAGGACACGTCCAGCGTGCTGTCGGCGAGGCCGTTGCCCGACTGGTTGTACAGCCTCTGCCGGAAGCTGGTGCAGCGGGACAGGCCGATGGTGTGGCCGCCCGAGAGCGCGACGACGTCCACGACGTTGAGGCCCAGGCGCTTGAACTTGGTGATGATGGTAGGGAGGGTGTTGTTGGGTGCCGGGATGTCGTTGTTGGAGCCCTGGATGCTCGCGCCCAGGGAGTCCCTCCGCCCGAGCGGCACCTCCCAGTACGGGCCACCGACCTGCAGTTTGATCAGGGTCAAAGAGTCACACATGCTGGCTGGGTTGGTCGACTTGTGCGAGGAGAGGAAAGGTGGCGAACATACGAGGATGGTGGAATCGCGGGCTGCGAGGGCGAGGATGTCAGCGCAGGAGACGGTGCCGGGGCAGGCGGTCTCGAGGGCCACCTTGATCTGGTCGACGACCTCGAACCCCCTGATGGAGTTTCTGTTGGGGTTGGACCCTTTCTCGCTGACGATGTTGGTGCTGTTGTCCAGCAGCACGGACGCGTCGCAGCCCTAGAAAAAGGAAGAGAGACatatttgtgacaagaacattccaCAGAGGCAGCATTATTGTACATTGGATTAATCAATCACTCTCTCTTTGGAAAGAAGAAGGGAGCAATCATGGTATCGATGATGCCACCCAGACAAAAAAACAGTGCACTACCCACATGCGCTACGTTGGTAGTAGGATATAGCTTAATCAGCGTTTAACAGTAAGCCTAAAACCCGCAGTACAGATTCTTCCATGCTGCTGAGGAatgaggataacttttcctataccAATAGGTGAAAATTTGGACGTTGAGCTATGTGTTCCAACAGCTAGTTTAAGTTAGCAAATAAAAGGCGCATCTTATGGTGCTCAAAGTATGGAGGTACCTTGACGAAGCAGTCATGGAAATGCAGCCTGACGAGGGAGGCGGCCATCCTGGTCTCCCTGGCCACGGCCTGCGCCACGATGGAGTGCACCATCTCCTTGGCCTTGGGGCACGAGTGGTCGTAGAACTGCGGGAACAGGCCGCCGTAACCCGGGTTGCCGACCACGGCGCCGGCGAGGAGCAACGGAGACAGGAGGCAGAGCGCAACCAGGCAAACCATGGAGGTCGccattgatggatgtatgctttgcACTACGTTGAGAAGAGAGCTGGTAGCTAGCTGCTGCTTGTGTGCTCCTGCACTTCTCTTGTTGTGGGTGGGTGGTGAGATGAAGTGAAGATGGagtgggtttttatagcaggcatggggatggatggaagCGAAGAGGAGTGGTTTGGAGCAGAGGAGCCGCCGACACGGTGAGGTGCAGCAGCCGGCAGGGTTGTTAGGCATATCGAGTAGCTAGGCACTGTTGTCAACTGCTTCAGCAATAATTCTGCCATCAAGCAACTCCCAAGTCTTCAAAACTTGCTCCCAAGCCAAGGCTTATGACTGCATGCTGCTAGTCTTATTtttttagactagccacaatggagcgtCTCCAAGATGAACCTTCCGTAAGCGTAGGTTGGATCATGCAATAGACCCCAGGGGAGTCGTGAGAGGTCTCACTTTAACTCTCCAACCATATTTAACTAGCAACGAGCAGAACGTGGCAATACAAAGGTAATTAATCAGAAATCATTGATAAGAAAGTAGGCGCGTATAGGCAAAAGTAGAGGTTTTTTGAGCTGAAAAGTAGAGGTTTTTGCTTCCAAACTAATGCTGCCACTTTTTGTTATAAGCAAATATGGTTACTTACAGGTTGGACGCGCGGTCCGCGTTATTGATTAATGCAGCTCCGTGTAGTGCATGCATGACTATGTTGGCATGGCgggttttcttatttttttgctggGGTGATCGATCGACCATTCAACCTACACCTTGTCCGGACTCGCGTACCGAATCCGGTCGGTCAAAGTGGATGATGTACCAACTCTGGATGACACGGGACACGCACGCTTGGCCTACGTACATGTCGCCAGGAGCAGGTTAGTTCCCGGAAGGACTCGTGAATCAACTCTTCTTCAAGGAAACAACGTGCATGCCTACATGTTGTTACCTGTTACACTGTTACAGTGAGCCACCGCACCCTGGACGTGGGGCAACATTTTTGATATTTTGCAAAAGGGACCCCTAGATTTTTGCAACTGGGTCGCCGCCCTCCTATCGACATCCACTTTAAGGATGTTTCTCAATGAATTTTCCGGTGCCCGATTTGTGAGAGAGTAGGTTCTTCTTTTTCCGGTTGGAGTTGGTGTATCCGTGACGATGCTCACATCTGTTACGATTTCTTGT
The Triticum dicoccoides isolate Atlit2015 ecotype Zavitan chromosome 3A, WEW_v2.0, whole genome shotgun sequence genome window above contains:
- the LOC119267908 gene encoding peroxidase 72-like isoform X1, whose product is MATSMVCLVALCLLSPLLLAGAVVGNPGYGGLFPQFYDHSCPKAKEMVHSIVAQAVARETRMAASLVRLHFHDCFVKGCDASVLLDNSTNIVSEKGSNPNRNSIRGFEVVDQIKVALETACPGTVSCADILALAARDSTILVCSPPFLSSHKSTNPASMCDSLTLIKLQVGGPYWEVPLGRRDSLGASIQGSNNDIPAPNNTLPTIITKFKRLGLNVVDVVALSGGHTIGLSRCTSFRQRLYNQSGNGLADSTLDVSFAAQLRQGCPRSGGDNNLFPLDAVSSTKFDNFYFKNILAGRGLLSSDEVLLTKSAETAALVKAYADDVHLFFQHFAQSMVNMGNISPLTGSKGEIRKNCRRLNNYH
- the LOC119267908 gene encoding peroxidase 72-like isoform X2 codes for the protein MATSMVCLVALCLLSPLLLAGAVVGNPGYGGLFPQFYDHSCPKAKEMVHSIVAQAVARETRMAASLVRLHFHDCFVKGCDASVLLDNSTNIVSEKGSNPNRNSIRGFEVVDQIKVALETACPGTVSCADILALAARDSTILVGGPYWEVPLGRRDSLGASIQGSNNDIPAPNNTLPTIITKFKRLGLNVVDVVALSGGHTIGLSRCTSFRQRLYNQSGNGLADSTLDVSFAAQLRQGCPRSGGDNNLFPLDAVSSTKFDNFYFKNILAGRGLLSSDEVLLTKSAETAALVKAYADDVHLFFQHFAQSMVNMGNISPLTGSKGEIRKNCRRLNNYH